One segment of Clostridium botulinum DNA contains the following:
- a CDS encoding NAD(P)-binding protein, translating into MSRLEITTPNRAQTVVEGLYKDLERRIIASPPGLCPVDMASSFLKLCQAQTCGKCVPCRIGLAQLENLIDDVLNRKATLETIDLIEKTAKVVIDSADCAIGYEAANMVLKGIVGFKSDYIEHIVNNRCICNLNQPVPCVALCPAGVDIPGYISLIAQKRYSDAVKLIRKDNPFPTACAFICEHPCEARCRRNMLDDSINIRGLKRFAVDNAGKVPIPKCSSPTGKKIAVIGGGPGGLSAAYFLSLMGHKVIIYEKRKKLGGMLRYGIPNYRLPIERLENDISDILSTGIEVKNNVSIGTDISLFDIENSHDAVYIAIGAHIDKKIGIDGEESNGVISAVEMLRAIGEDNPPDFSDKTVVVIGGGNVAMDAARSAIRLGAKKVCNVYRRRKIDMTALPDEIDGAIAEGCEIITLKAPLRIESDENGNVTALFVKPQIIGEIDDSRRPHPRSSCQEIQKIPCDILIVAIGQGIESNHFAESGVPVKRGVIEAMSSSGVENSPGIFAGGDCVTGPATVIRAIAAGKVAAANIDTYLGYNHIISSDVEIPSARLDDRPLCGRVNTSERDADIRKNDFELIEYGMTCEEAHQESYRCLRCDHFGYGVFKGGRINKW; encoded by the coding sequence ATGAGTAGACTAGAGATTACAACGCCTAATCGAGCTCAAACTGTTGTAGAAGGACTTTATAAAGATTTAGAACGTAGAATTATTGCAAGTCCTCCTGGTTTGTGCCCTGTAGATATGGCATCTTCTTTTTTAAAATTATGTCAAGCACAAACTTGTGGAAAATGCGTACCTTGTAGAATAGGACTTGCTCAATTAGAAAATTTAATTGATGATGTTTTAAATCGTAAAGCAACTTTAGAAACTATTGATTTAATTGAAAAAACTGCAAAAGTAGTTATTGATTCTGCTGATTGTGCTATAGGATATGAAGCAGCCAATATGGTTTTAAAAGGAATTGTAGGTTTTAAATCAGACTATATTGAACACATTGTTAATAACAGATGTATATGTAACTTAAATCAACCTGTTCCATGTGTTGCACTATGCCCTGCTGGAGTAGATATTCCTGGATACATTTCTTTAATTGCACAAAAAAGATATTCAGATGCTGTTAAGTTAATAAGAAAAGATAATCCCTTTCCAACAGCATGTGCATTTATATGTGAACACCCTTGTGAAGCTAGATGCAGACGCAATATGCTTGATGACTCTATAAATATTAGAGGACTTAAGCGTTTTGCTGTTGATAATGCTGGTAAAGTTCCAATTCCCAAATGCTCTTCCCCTACTGGTAAGAAAATAGCAGTAATTGGTGGCGGACCTGGTGGTCTAAGTGCAGCTTATTTCTTATCACTAATGGGACATAAGGTTATAATTTATGAAAAACGTAAAAAGTTAGGAGGTATGCTTAGATATGGAATTCCTAATTATAGACTTCCTATAGAACGTTTAGAAAATGATATTTCAGATATATTATCAACAGGTATAGAAGTAAAGAACAATGTATCTATTGGTACTGATATATCTTTATTTGATATTGAAAATTCACATGATGCTGTTTATATTGCAATTGGAGCACATATTGATAAAAAAATAGGTATTGATGGAGAAGAAAGTAATGGTGTTATTTCAGCTGTAGAAATGTTACGAGCAATAGGTGAAGATAATCCTCCAGATTTTTCTGACAAAACAGTTGTTGTAATTGGCGGTGGTAATGTAGCAATGGATGCTGCTAGATCTGCAATAAGACTTGGTGCAAAAAAAGTATGTAATGTATATAGACGCAGAAAGATAGATATGACTGCTTTACCTGATGAGATTGATGGTGCAATAGCAGAGGGTTGTGAAATTATAACTCTTAAAGCTCCTCTTAGAATTGAAAGTGATGAAAATGGTAATGTAACAGCTCTTTTTGTTAAACCTCAAATAATAGGTGAAATTGATGATTCTAGACGTCCACATCCTAGATCATCATGCCAAGAAATTCAAAAAATACCTTGTGATATATTAATTGTAGCAATTGGGCAAGGGATAGAATCTAATCATTTTGCTGAATCTGGAGTTCCTGTCAAAAGAGGTGTTATTGAAGCTATGAGTTCTAGTGGTGTTGAAAATAGTCCTGGGATTTTTGCAGGTGGTGATTGTGTAACAGGTCCTGCTACTGTAATTAGAGCAATAGCTGCTGGAAAAGTAGCTGCCGCTAATATAGACACTTATCTTGGGTATAATCACATTATAAGTTCTGACGTTGAAATTCCAAGTGCAAGGCTAGATGATAGGCCTCTTTGTGGACGAGTTAATACTTCTGAAAGAGATGCTGATATACGTAAAAATGATTTCGAACTTATCGAATATGGAATGACATGTGAAGAAGCTCACCAAGAATCTTATAGATGTCTAAGATGCGATCACTTTGGATATGGAGTATTTAAAGGAGGTAGAATTAACAAATGGTAA
- a CDS encoding PAS domain-containing sensor histidine kinase: MSKEENKVYVFKDLKDMLKSQISKEVIDNKYINECVREENENFKNVLVNLNRETKAKGIALFLYSEEDNKFKLRFKLGNISVIEEKYIIQLCEESKAKLIINKYIHKIIDIKETQWFKKYIENNNTDINKNCGTVRIYSIKDTNRLTGVLSIFYDKNINLQNINSNVIDYECEKLALLIKNKILTNKLREELVKRTLSESKLKSFLEIATDLWAIMDYKQQFKCVSPSVIDVTGWSNEKISTMDVFDMVHPDDRERAKKYIKFIKNAKGENSIAKVLCANGEYKIFQWNWSCIEEGKYVFLAAKDITEQKKLQQQKKELEEAIMIENFKNKFLANISHEFKTPLNVILATVQLIDKNSNDLKTDEIDLIKYIDGIKRNSYRLLRLINNLIDITKIDSGHYNLQLQNYNVVEIIEDIVMAVREYIKENTRDIIFDTSEEEIITALDESKIETIILNLLSNAIKYTNDDGIIEVSIKYSKDRKNILISIKDNGIGIDSKEINNIFQRFKYSNNILNRRCEGTGIGLSLVKSLVEMHGGKIIAKNNSLKGAEFIFSIPVRLTKGNTTNNKILESSIEKCNIEFSDIYFL; the protein is encoded by the coding sequence ATGAGCAAAGAAGAAAATAAAGTATATGTGTTTAAGGACTTAAAAGACATGTTAAAATCACAAATATCAAAAGAAGTTATAGATAATAAGTATATTAATGAATGTGTTAGAGAAGAAAATGAAAATTTTAAAAATGTATTAGTGAATTTAAACAGGGAAACAAAGGCTAAGGGGATTGCTTTGTTTTTATATAGTGAAGAGGATAATAAATTTAAGTTAAGATTTAAACTAGGAAATATATCTGTGATAGAAGAGAAATATATAATACAATTATGTGAAGAATCTAAGGCAAAGTTAATTATAAATAAATATATTCACAAAATTATAGATATAAAAGAAACACAGTGGTTTAAAAAATATATAGAAAATAATAATACTGATATAAACAAAAACTGTGGAACTGTGAGAATCTATTCAATAAAAGATACAAATAGATTAACTGGTGTTTTAAGTATTTTTTATGATAAAAATATTAATTTACAAAATATAAATAGTAATGTTATCGATTACGAATGTGAGAAATTAGCATTATTAATTAAGAATAAAATTTTAACCAATAAATTAAGAGAAGAACTTGTAAAAAGAACATTAAGTGAAAGTAAATTGAAATCTTTTTTGGAAATTGCAACTGATTTATGGGCAATAATGGATTATAAGCAACAATTTAAATGCGTATCTCCAAGTGTTATTGATGTTACAGGTTGGAGTAATGAAAAAATATCAACAATGGATGTATTTGATATGGTACATCCAGATGATAGAGAGCGAGCAAAAAAATATATAAAATTTATAAAAAATGCAAAAGGTGAAAATTCTATTGCTAAAGTATTGTGTGCAAACGGTGAATATAAGATATTTCAATGGAATTGGAGCTGCATTGAAGAAGGAAAATATGTATTTTTAGCTGCAAAAGATATTACAGAACAAAAAAAATTACAGCAACAAAAAAAAGAACTAGAAGAAGCTATTATGATTGAAAATTTTAAAAATAAGTTTCTTGCTAATATATCACATGAATTTAAGACACCTTTAAATGTAATACTTGCGACAGTACAACTTATAGATAAAAATAGTAATGATTTAAAAACGGACGAAATAGATTTAATTAAGTACATAGATGGAATTAAGAGAAATTCATATAGGTTGTTAAGACTTATAAATAATTTAATAGATATAACTAAGATAGATTCAGGACATTATAATTTACAACTGCAAAATTATAATGTGGTTGAAATAATTGAAGATATAGTAATGGCAGTAAGAGAATATATAAAAGAAAACACGAGAGATATAATTTTTGATACAAGTGAAGAAGAAATAATAACGGCTTTGGATGAAAGTAAAATTGAAACTATAATATTAAATTTACTTTCTAATGCTATAAAGTATACAAATGATGATGGAATAATAGAAGTAAGTATAAAATACAGTAAAGATAGAAAAAATATACTTATTAGTATAAAAGATAATGGCATAGGAATAGATAGTAAGGAGATAAATAACATTTTTCAAAGATTCAAATATTCGAACAACATACTTAATAGAAGATGTGAGGGGACAGGTATAGGTTTATCACTTGTAAAATCTTTAGTGGAAATGCATGGTGGAAAGATAATTGCTAAAAATAATTCACTTAAAGGAGCAGAATTTATTTTTTCAATTCCAGTGAGATTAACAAAGGGTAATACTACTAATAATAAGATTTTAGAAAGTAGTATAGAAAAATGTAATATAGAATTTTCAGACATATATTTTCTATAA
- a CDS encoding sensor histidine kinase translates to MVNRYVKEKREYTIEDLENLLDNIPYMVSIKDENGRYKYNNKLASEKLGLEKKNLDFKHKVELNKLYNKKRILNKNMKIYSKRKFKITEENMNLETYSVPFLSSNNINLIGEFSREIKSKKNINSNVGDTSINICNRNKHNELKNKERLKQIISDFKKILNAEGMSVYIYNSEKDFFENYVRSGSLNNCSEIISKESINNAELDKFYCIRCGYELIGVLEVQYSEKYIDYKNNNEDITKSICDVVGIIIKNKCLYSTLNTELNKRAESEKELELFLETATDLCAIAKDDGYFVKVTDNWTKVLGWSKEELINMKCTDLIHKDDLPRIYKLIKLAQGYNKWKYVGFIDKCLCKNGEYRIIEWNWSYINGGKTFIMTGKDITNYNELALENKRLENAIALESLKTQFFANLSHEFKTPLNIILTTAQLMESYIKKFDDMLEKQSMGKYVRGLKQNSYRLLKLVNNLIDITKIDGGHYKVNMVNKNIVNVIEEIVLSVAEYTKNKERNIIFDTDEEEIILACDPEKIERIILNLVSNALKYTEKDGIIKVNISTNLHDNEVIISVKDNGIGIPKEYKEKIFERFKQVENSLHKNYEGSGIGLSLVKSIVEMHEGKIWINSESDEGTEIIFTLPIKKIDEEKLDEYNNKKISSKIEVFDIEFSDIYSM, encoded by the coding sequence ATGGTTAATAGATATGTGAAAGAGAAGCGAGAATACACAATAGAGGATTTAGAGAATTTGTTGGATAATATTCCATATATGGTATCTATTAAGGATGAAAATGGTAGATATAAGTATAATAATAAATTAGCAAGTGAAAAATTAGGTTTAGAAAAAAAGAATTTAGATTTTAAACATAAAGTAGAATTGAATAAATTATATAATAAGAAAAGAATATTAAACAAAAATATGAAGATTTACTCCAAAAGAAAATTTAAAATTACAGAAGAAAATATGAATCTTGAAACTTATAGCGTACCATTTCTAAGTAGCAATAATATAAATTTAATAGGTGAATTTTCAAGAGAAATTAAATCTAAAAAAAATATAAACTCTAATGTAGGAGATACATCAATTAATATTTGTAATAGAAATAAACATAATGAATTAAAGAATAAAGAGAGATTAAAACAAATAATAAGTGATTTTAAAAAAATATTAAATGCAGAAGGAATGAGTGTGTATATATACAACTCTGAAAAGGATTTTTTTGAAAATTATGTACGGAGTGGATCTTTAAATAATTGTAGTGAAATAATATCAAAAGAGAGCATTAATAATGCTGAATTAGACAAATTTTATTGTATAAGATGTGGATATGAATTAATAGGAGTTTTAGAAGTTCAATATAGTGAAAAATATATTGATTATAAAAATAATAATGAAGATATTACAAAGTCAATTTGTGATGTTGTAGGAATAATAATTAAGAATAAATGTTTATATTCAACATTAAATACAGAACTTAATAAACGTGCAGAAAGCGAAAAAGAACTAGAATTGTTTTTAGAAACCGCTACCGATTTATGTGCTATAGCAAAAGATGATGGTTATTTTGTAAAAGTAACTGATAATTGGACAAAAGTATTAGGTTGGTCTAAAGAAGAGCTTATAAATATGAAATGTACTGATTTAATACACAAAGATGATTTACCTAGAATATATAAATTGATAAAATTAGCACAGGGTTATAACAAATGGAAATATGTTGGTTTTATAGATAAATGTCTTTGTAAAAATGGAGAGTATAGAATTATAGAATGGAATTGGAGTTATATAAATGGTGGAAAGACTTTTATAATGACAGGAAAAGATATAACAAATTATAATGAACTGGCCTTAGAGAATAAGAGATTAGAGAATGCAATTGCGTTAGAAAGTTTAAAAACACAATTTTTTGCAAATTTATCTCATGAATTTAAGACACCGTTAAATATAATTTTAACTACAGCTCAACTTATGGAATCGTATATAAAGAAATTTGACGATATGTTAGAAAAACAAAGCATGGGTAAATATGTAAGAGGATTAAAACAAAATTCATATAGGCTATTAAAACTTGTAAACAATTTAATTGATATAACTAAAATAGATGGTGGTCACTATAAAGTTAATATGGTAAATAAAAATATAGTTAATGTTATTGAAGAAATTGTTTTATCAGTAGCAGAATATACTAAAAATAAAGAGCGAAACATTATATTTGATACGGATGAAGAAGAAATAATACTTGCCTGTGATCCAGAAAAAATAGAACGGATAATTTTAAATTTAGTATCTAATGCATTAAAATACACGGAAAAAGATGGAATAATAAAAGTGAATATTTCTACAAATTTACATGATAATGAAGTAATAATATCAGTAAAAGATAATGGAATAGGAATTCCAAAGGAATATAAAGAGAAAATATTTGAAAGATTTAAACAAGTAGAAAATTCTTTGCATAAAAATTATGAGGGAAGTGGAATAGGTTTATCCCTTGTAAAATCGATTGTTGAAATGCATGAAGGAAAGATATGGATAAACAGTGAAAGTGATGAAGGAACCGAGATAATATTCACTTTACCTATTAAAAAGATTGATGAAGAAAAACTAGACGAATATAATAATAAAAAGATTTCTTCCAAGATAGAAGTGTTTGATATAGAGTTTTCTGATATATATTCCATGTAA
- a CDS encoding PAS domain-containing sensor histidine kinase: protein MEGCTINKKYSVDDLERILDNFPYLIWIKDQKNRYRYVNKYFLTTFKKNERDIIGKTEVINCNNDYVLGSEENLITEVEFNENKKYLSVYKTELPTGTKYNWMLAVARDVTLLKKEMTKRLKVQKRLESFLEISTDLWGILQSNYRFKDVSDNCIKTFGWTSEEFKNLNAVNLTHPDDRERILKKMDFLFNKDKKTFLLNRFLCKNGKYKLIEWTWCCLEEGKTVLLTGRDITEKKQLEEEKRRLEEAIAIESLKTEFFATVSHEFKTPLNIILTTVQLLADKFKNDVLTEEVKINLKYINGIKQNSYRLLKLVNNLIDITQIDGGIYKLSLENCNIVSVIENIVISVSKYINEKNRNIIFDTTKEEIILAIDCDKIERIILNLLSNAVKYTNRGGNIYVNLSTDINNNRVIVKIKDDGIGIPEKDMDSIFRRFKQSGDVFTRRCEGTGIGLSIVRSLIEMHGGKIKVNNEIKKGAEFIFFLPINKVKDKEIYSLYNKKLDSRFEKYNIEFSDIY from the coding sequence ATGGAAGGTTGTACTATAAATAAAAAATATAGCGTAGATGATTTAGAAAGAATATTAGATAACTTTCCGTATCTAATATGGATTAAAGATCAAAAAAATAGATATAGATATGTAAATAAATATTTTTTGACTACATTTAAAAAAAATGAAAGAGACATTATAGGGAAGACAGAAGTAATCAATTGTAATAATGATTATGTATTAGGAAGTGAAGAAAATTTAATAACAGAAGTAGAATTTAATGAAAATAAGAAATACTTATCAGTGTATAAAACAGAATTACCTACTGGTACAAAGTATAATTGGATGTTAGCGGTTGCAAGAGATGTAACTTTATTAAAAAAGGAGATGACTAAACGTTTAAAAGTACAAAAACGCTTAGAATCTTTTTTAGAAATTTCTACAGATTTATGGGGAATATTACAGTCAAATTATAGATTTAAAGATGTAAGTGATAATTGTATAAAAACATTTGGATGGACATCAGAGGAATTTAAAAATTTAAATGCAGTTAATTTAACTCATCCAGATGATAGAGAACGTATACTAAAAAAGATGGATTTCTTATTCAATAAAGATAAAAAAACATTTTTACTTAATAGATTTCTTTGTAAAAATGGTAAATATAAATTAATAGAATGGACTTGGTGTTGCTTAGAAGAAGGAAAGACAGTACTTTTGACTGGCAGAGATATTACTGAAAAGAAACAATTAGAAGAAGAAAAAAGGAGATTAGAAGAAGCAATAGCTATTGAAAGTTTAAAAACTGAATTTTTTGCTACTGTATCTCATGAATTTAAAACACCCTTAAATATTATTCTAACTACGGTTCAATTATTAGCTGATAAATTTAAAAATGATGTATTAACTGAAGAGGTTAAAATAAATCTTAAATATATAAATGGAATAAAGCAAAATTCATACAGATTATTAAAATTGGTAAATAACTTAATAGATATAACTCAAATAGATGGTGGAATTTATAAATTAAGTCTTGAGAATTGTAATATTGTAAGCGTTATTGAAAATATAGTTATATCCGTTAGTAAATATATAAATGAAAAAAATCGTAATATAATATTTGATACCACTAAAGAAGAAATTATACTTGCAATAGATTGTGATAAAATTGAAAGAATAATACTAAACTTATTATCTAATGCAGTTAAATACACTAATAGGGGCGGAAATATTTACGTTAATTTAAGCACTGATATAAATAATAATAGAGTTATTGTAAAAATAAAAGATGATGGCATTGGAATACCTGAAAAAGATATGGATAGCATATTTAGAAGATTTAAGCAATCAGGAGATGTTTTTACTAGGAGATGTGAAGGAACAGGGATTGGATTATCTATAGTAAGATCTTTAATAGAGATGCATGGTGGAAAAATAAAAGTTAATAATGAAATAAAAAAAGGGGCTGAATTTATCTTTTTTCTTCCTATAAACAAAGTAAAAGATAAAGAAATTTATAGTCTTTATAACAAAAAATTAGATTCGAGGTTTGAAAAATATAATATAGAATTTTCAGATATATATTAG
- a CDS encoding APC family permease, with product MSENKDKQIMWYTLAFMAFSAVWGFGNVINGFSEYDGLKAIVSWIIIFAIYFIPYALMVGELGSAFKDYGGGVSSWINETIGPKLAYYAGWTYWVVHMPYISQKPSGFIIASSWAIFQDNRVSAMNPKVLQLACLVVFLVGMYIASKGLNPLKKLSALAGTSMFVMSILFIVLMVAAPAITDAKLNTIDWSFKTFMPTFDTKFFTNLAILVFAVGGCEKISPYVNEMRDPEKGFSKGMIALAMMVAVCAILGTVSLGMMFDSNNVPNDLMTNGAYYAFQKLGEYYHLGNLFVIIYAITNLIGQFAVLIISIDAPLRMLLDSADKNFIPEKMFIKNKNGAYTNGHKLILIIVSILIIVPAIGIKNVDDLVKWLVKLNAVCMPLRYLWVFIAYIALKKAGEKFNREYYFVKNNTVGIIFGAWCFVFTAFACISGMYSTDIFKLILNIVTPFILIGLGVIMPYLAKKNNQQEL from the coding sequence ATGTCAGAAAATAAAGATAAACAGATAATGTGGTACACATTAGCATTTATGGCATTTTCAGCTGTATGGGGATTTGGAAATGTTATAAATGGATTTTCAGAATATGATGGTCTTAAAGCAATTGTATCGTGGATCATAATTTTTGCTATTTATTTCATACCATATGCTTTAATGGTAGGGGAGCTAGGTTCGGCATTTAAAGATTATGGCGGTGGAGTTAGTTCGTGGATTAATGAAACTATAGGACCTAAACTTGCATATTATGCAGGGTGGACATACTGGGTAGTACACATGCCTTATATTTCACAAAAGCCATCAGGATTTATAATTGCCTCAAGTTGGGCTATTTTTCAAGATAATAGAGTTAGTGCTATGAATCCAAAGGTGCTACAATTAGCTTGTTTAGTAGTTTTTTTAGTTGGAATGTATATTGCATCTAAAGGATTAAATCCATTAAAAAAATTATCTGCGCTTGCTGGTACATCAATGTTTGTAATGTCAATTCTATTTATAGTATTAATGGTAGCAGCACCAGCAATTACAGATGCAAAGCTAAACACTATTGATTGGTCTTTTAAAACATTTATGCCTACTTTTGATACTAAATTTTTTACTAATTTAGCTATTCTAGTATTTGCGGTTGGTGGATGTGAGAAGATTTCACCTTATGTTAATGAAATGAGAGATCCAGAAAAAGGATTTTCTAAGGGGATGATTGCTCTTGCAATGATGGTAGCTGTATGTGCAATTTTAGGAACAGTTTCACTTGGAATGATGTTTGATTCAAATAATGTACCTAATGATTTAATGACAAATGGTGCATATTATGCATTCCAAAAGTTAGGTGAATACTATCATCTAGGAAATTTATTCGTAATTATATATGCTATAACAAATCTTATTGGACAATTTGCAGTATTAATTATATCAATTGATGCACCTTTGCGTATGTTACTTGACAGTGCGGATAAGAATTTCATTCCAGAAAAAATGTTTATAAAAAATAAAAATGGGGCTTATACAAATGGTCACAAACTAATATTAATAATAGTATCAATATTAATAATAGTTCCAGCTATTGGGATTAAAAATGTTGATGATTTAGTTAAGTGGCTAGTAAAATTAAATGCAGTTTGTATGCCACTTCGTTATTTATGGGTGTTTATTGCTTATATTGCGTTAAAGAAAGCTGGAGAAAAGTTTAATAGAGAATATTACTTTGTTAAAAATAATACTGTTGGTATTATTTTTGGAGCTTGGTGTTTTGTATTTACAGCTTTTGCATGTATTAGTGGTATGTATTCTACAGATATATTTAAATTAATACTTAATATCGTAACACCATTTATATTAATTGGATTAGGTGTTATAATGCCTTATCTTGCTAAAAAAAACAATCAACAAGAGTTATAA
- a CDS encoding tetratricopeptide repeat protein → MGGIITIKNIINNYKNADIDFESLSLEKLKKYADRENKKAQNALGDKYYIGDDIAQDYEEAVKWYIKSAEQGYDVAQYNLGDMYYCGNGVDQDYEKAKEYFGYSASQGNPDAQCNLACMYEEGLGTEINYQEAIKWYEKAALQEDFYAQYNLGNLYMYGKGVDIDYKKAFKWHMKASILGYEKSQNTLGYMYEQGLGIEKNYEEAVKYYKKAAYQEYSYAEYNLATMYYLGNGITQDRKAAYIWYQKAANQGLKKAIIALKTKYKEINV, encoded by the coding sequence TTGGGTGGAATAATAACAATAAAGAATATTATAAATAATTATAAAAATGCAGATATAGATTTTGAAAGTCTAAGCTTAGAAAAATTAAAAAAATATGCAGATAGAGAAAATAAAAAAGCACAAAATGCTTTGGGTGATAAATATTATATTGGTGATGACATTGCTCAGGATTATGAAGAGGCAGTTAAATGGTATATAAAGTCTGCAGAACAAGGCTATGATGTTGCACAATATAATTTAGGTGATATGTACTATTGTGGAAATGGAGTAGATCAGGATTATGAAAAAGCTAAGGAGTATTTTGGGTACTCAGCTAGCCAAGGAAATCCAGATGCACAATGTAATTTGGCATGTATGTATGAAGAAGGTTTAGGAACTGAGATAAACTATCAAGAGGCTATTAAGTGGTATGAAAAAGCCGCATTACAAGAAGATTTTTATGCACAATATAACTTAGGAAATTTATATATGTATGGAAAAGGTGTTGATATAGATTACAAAAAGGCATTTAAATGGCACATGAAAGCTTCAATTCTAGGATATGAGAAGTCTCAAAATACTTTGGGGTATATGTATGAACAAGGTCTTGGAATAGAAAAAAACTATGAAGAGGCTGTTAAGTATTATAAAAAAGCAGCCTATCAGGAGTATTCATATGCTGAATATAATTTAGCGACTATGTATTATTTAGGAAATGGAATAACCCAAGACCGTAAAGCTGCATATATATGGTATCAAAAAGCTGCCAACCAAGGATTAAAAAAAGCTATTATAGCATTGAAAACTAAATATAAAGAAATAAACGTATAA
- a CDS encoding serine/threonine protein kinase: MRYLLNVKQCEFLGKGHEGKVYLTPEGFALKIFYNKKKAEKEVEILEKTKNSRFFPNVLFMAENMVLREFIEGANLYEFLRENGLTYSLSIEIIDLIEDFKILDFKRLNIRNAHIFVDKNSKIKVIDPRNPYSKFTPYPKDIIKTLVKLNLFDDFLKNLLDYKPDLLSYWIHGYDYFTLISENKLHCRCYAC; this comes from the coding sequence ATGAGATACCTTCTAAATGTTAAACAATGTGAATTTTTAGGTAAAGGACATGAAGGAAAAGTTTATTTAACTCCCGAAGGATTTGCTTTAAAAATATTCTATAATAAAAAGAAGGCAGAGAAAGAAGTAGAAATTTTAGAAAAAACAAAAAATAGTAGATTTTTTCCTAATGTGTTATTTATGGCTGAAAATATGGTATTACGAGAGTTCATAGAGGGTGCTAATCTGTATGAATTTTTACGTGAAAATGGACTAACCTATTCTTTGTCTATAGAGATTATAGATTTAATTGAAGACTTTAAAATCTTAGATTTCAAAAGATTAAATATTAGAAATGCACATATATTTGTAGATAAAAATAGTAAAATTAAAGTCATAGACCCTAGAAATCCTTATAGTAAATTTACGCCCTATCCTAAGGATATTATAAAAACATTAGTAAAATTAAACTTATTTGATGATTTTTTAAAGAACCTTTTAGATTACAAACCTGATCTTCTTAGTTATTGGATTCATGGTTATGATTATTTTACCCTTATATCTGAAAATAAATTACATTGTAGATGCTACGCATGTTAA
- a CDS encoding C-GCAxxG-C-C family (seleno)protein, with translation MTCASKYLNEGYNCAESLIKFYNDEFNENIPLGLGSGMGGGVGIGSLCGAINAGIVIIGFLKGRHNNNEINVARDYSREFVTKIKEKYSTEMCRELKANKISCGEIVDFSYNALINVLQD, from the coding sequence ATGACATGTGCATCAAAATATCTTAATGAAGGTTATAATTGTGCTGAATCATTAATTAAATTTTATAATGATGAATTTAATGAAAATATTCCACTTGGATTAGGCAGTGGAATGGGTGGTGGCGTTGGAATTGGAAGTCTTTGTGGTGCTATAAATGCTGGCATTGTAATTATAGGTTTCTTAAAAGGACGACATAATAACAACGAAATCAATGTTGCTAGAGATTATTCTAGAGAATTCGTAACAAAAATCAAGGAAAAATATTCTACAGAAATGTGTAGAGAATTAAAAGCAAATAAAATCAGTTGTGGTGAAATAGTGGATTTTTCCTATAATGCATTAATTAATGTATTGCAAGATTAA
- a CDS encoding nucleotide pyrophosphohydrolase: MKSTLQRIKKFRNDREWDQFHTPANLSKAISIEAGELLENFLWDEKNYNKEHVLEELADVMIYCIHMSDCLNVNLTEIINNKMDKNEKKYPIEKSKGSSKKYTEL, translated from the coding sequence ATGAAAAGTACATTACAAAGAATAAAAAAATTTAGAAATGATAGAGAGTGGGATCAATTTCATACACCAGCCAATCTTTCGAAAGCTATTTCAATAGAAGCAGGAGAACTATTAGAAAATTTTTTATGGGACGAAAAAAATTATAATAAAGAACATGTTCTTGAGGAATTAGCAGATGTCATGATTTATTGTATACATATGAGTGATTGTTTAAATGTTAATTTAACAGAAATAATAAATAATAAGATGGATAAAAATGAAAAAAAATATCCAATAGAAAAGTCTAAAGGAAGTAGCAAAAAGTATACGGAATTATAA